The following are encoded in a window of Peromyscus leucopus breed LL Stock chromosome X, UCI_PerLeu_2.1, whole genome shotgun sequence genomic DNA:
- the Amelx gene encoding amelogenin, X isoform isoform X6, whose translation MGTWILFACLLGAAFAMPLPPHPGSPGYINLSYEVLTPLKWYQSMIRQPHPPSHTLQPHHHLPVVPAQQPVAPQQPMMPVPGHHSMTPTQHHQPNIPPSAQQPFQQPFQPQAIPPQSHQPMQPQSPLHPMQPLAPQPPLPPLFSMQPLSPILPELPLEAWPATDKTKREEVVFSPKKWYQSMTRHPLNMESTPEK comes from the exons ATGGGGACCTGGATTTTGTTTGCCTGCCTCCTGGGAGCAGCTTTTGCTATGCCC CTACCACCTCATCCGGGGAGCCCTGGTTATATCAACTTAAGCTATGAG GTGCTTACCCCTTTGAAGTGGTACCAGAGCATGATAAGGCAGCCG CATCCCCCGAGTCACACCCTTCAGCCTCATCACCACCTCCCAGTGGTGCCAGCTCAACAGCCAGTGGCCCCCCAGCAGCCAATGATGCCAGTTCCTGGCCACCACTCCATGACTCCAACCCAACACCACCAGCCAAACATCCCTCCATCTGCCCAGCAGCCCTTCCAGCAGCCCTTCCAGCCCCAGGCCATTCCACCCCAGTCTCATCAGCCCATGCAGCCCCAGTCACCTCTGCACCCCATGCAGCCCCTGGCACCACAgccacctctgcctccactgtTCTCCATGCAGCCCCTGTCCCCCATTCTTCCTGAGCTGCCTCTGGAAGCTTGGCCAGCGACAGACAAGACCAAGCGGGAAGAAGTG GTATTTTCTCCTAAGAAGTGGTACCAGAGCATGACAAGGCATCCG CTTAACATGGAAAGCACACCAGAAAAATGA
- the Amelx gene encoding amelogenin, X isoform isoform X1, with protein MGTWILFACLLGAAFAMPLPPHPGSPGYINLSYEKSHSQAINTDRTALVLTPLKWYQSMIRQPYPSYGYEPMGGWLHHQIIPVLSQQHPPSHTLQPHHHLPVVPAQQPVAPQQPMMPVPGHHSMTPTQHHQPNIPPSAQQPFQQPFQPQAIPPQSHQPMQPQSPLHPMQPLAPQPPLPPLFSMQPLSPILPELPLEAWPATDKTKREEVVFSPKKWYQSMTRHPLNMESTPEK; from the exons ATGGGGACCTGGATTTTGTTTGCCTGCCTCCTGGGAGCAGCTTTTGCTATGCCC CTACCACCTCATCCGGGGAGCCCTGGTTATATCAACTTAAGCTATGAG aAGTCACATTCTCAGGCTATCAATACTGACAGGACTGCATTA GTGCTTACCCCTTTGAAGTGGTACCAGAGCATGATAAGGCAGCCG TATCCTTCCTATGGTTACGAACCCATGGGTGGATGGCTGCACCACCAAATCATCCCTGTGCTGTCTCAACAGCATCCCCCGAGTCACACCCTTCAGCCTCATCACCACCTCCCAGTGGTGCCAGCTCAACAGCCAGTGGCCCCCCAGCAGCCAATGATGCCAGTTCCTGGCCACCACTCCATGACTCCAACCCAACACCACCAGCCAAACATCCCTCCATCTGCCCAGCAGCCCTTCCAGCAGCCCTTCCAGCCCCAGGCCATTCCACCCCAGTCTCATCAGCCCATGCAGCCCCAGTCACCTCTGCACCCCATGCAGCCCCTGGCACCACAgccacctctgcctccactgtTCTCCATGCAGCCCCTGTCCCCCATTCTTCCTGAGCTGCCTCTGGAAGCTTGGCCAGCGACAGACAAGACCAAGCGGGAAGAAGTG GTATTTTCTCCTAAGAAGTGGTACCAGAGCATGACAAGGCATCCG CTTAACATGGAAAGCACACCAGAAAAATGA
- the Amelx gene encoding amelogenin, X isoform isoform X2 has protein sequence MGTWILFACLLGAAFAMPLPPHPGSPGYINLSYEVLTPLKWYQSMIRQPYPSYGYEPMGGWLHHQIIPVLSQQHPPSHTLQPHHHLPVVPAQQPVAPQQPMMPVPGHHSMTPTQHHQPNIPPSAQQPFQQPFQPQAIPPQSHQPMQPQSPLHPMQPLAPQPPLPPLFSMQPLSPILPELPLEAWPATDKTKREEVVFSPKKWYQSMTRHPLNMESTPEK, from the exons ATGGGGACCTGGATTTTGTTTGCCTGCCTCCTGGGAGCAGCTTTTGCTATGCCC CTACCACCTCATCCGGGGAGCCCTGGTTATATCAACTTAAGCTATGAG GTGCTTACCCCTTTGAAGTGGTACCAGAGCATGATAAGGCAGCCG TATCCTTCCTATGGTTACGAACCCATGGGTGGATGGCTGCACCACCAAATCATCCCTGTGCTGTCTCAACAGCATCCCCCGAGTCACACCCTTCAGCCTCATCACCACCTCCCAGTGGTGCCAGCTCAACAGCCAGTGGCCCCCCAGCAGCCAATGATGCCAGTTCCTGGCCACCACTCCATGACTCCAACCCAACACCACCAGCCAAACATCCCTCCATCTGCCCAGCAGCCCTTCCAGCAGCCCTTCCAGCCCCAGGCCATTCCACCCCAGTCTCATCAGCCCATGCAGCCCCAGTCACCTCTGCACCCCATGCAGCCCCTGGCACCACAgccacctctgcctccactgtTCTCCATGCAGCCCCTGTCCCCCATTCTTCCTGAGCTGCCTCTGGAAGCTTGGCCAGCGACAGACAAGACCAAGCGGGAAGAAGTG GTATTTTCTCCTAAGAAGTGGTACCAGAGCATGACAAGGCATCCG CTTAACATGGAAAGCACACCAGAAAAATGA
- the Amelx gene encoding amelogenin, X isoform isoform X3 — MGTWILFACLLGAAFAMPLPPHPGSPGYINLSYEKSHSQAINTDRTALVLTPLKWYQSMIRQPYPSYGYEPMGGWLHHQIIPVLSQQHPPSHTLQPHHHLPVVPAQQPVAPQQPMMPVPGHHSMTPTQHHQPNIPPSAQQPFQQPFQPQAIPPQSHQPMQPQSPLHPMQPLAPQPPLPPLFSMQPLSPILPELPLEAWPATDKTKREEVD; from the exons ATGGGGACCTGGATTTTGTTTGCCTGCCTCCTGGGAGCAGCTTTTGCTATGCCC CTACCACCTCATCCGGGGAGCCCTGGTTATATCAACTTAAGCTATGAG aAGTCACATTCTCAGGCTATCAATACTGACAGGACTGCATTA GTGCTTACCCCTTTGAAGTGGTACCAGAGCATGATAAGGCAGCCG TATCCTTCCTATGGTTACGAACCCATGGGTGGATGGCTGCACCACCAAATCATCCCTGTGCTGTCTCAACAGCATCCCCCGAGTCACACCCTTCAGCCTCATCACCACCTCCCAGTGGTGCCAGCTCAACAGCCAGTGGCCCCCCAGCAGCCAATGATGCCAGTTCCTGGCCACCACTCCATGACTCCAACCCAACACCACCAGCCAAACATCCCTCCATCTGCCCAGCAGCCCTTCCAGCAGCCCTTCCAGCCCCAGGCCATTCCACCCCAGTCTCATCAGCCCATGCAGCCCCAGTCACCTCTGCACCCCATGCAGCCCCTGGCACCACAgccacctctgcctccactgtTCTCCATGCAGCCCCTGTCCCCCATTCTTCCTGAGCTGCCTCTGGAAGCTTGGCCAGCGACAGACAAGACCAAGCGGGAAGAAGTG gattaa
- the Amelx gene encoding amelogenin, X isoform isoform X4, whose amino-acid sequence MGTWILFACLLGAAFAMPLPPHPGSPGYINLSYEKSHSQAINTDRTALVLTPLKWYQSMIRQPHPPSHTLQPHHHLPVVPAQQPVAPQQPMMPVPGHHSMTPTQHHQPNIPPSAQQPFQQPFQPQAIPPQSHQPMQPQSPLHPMQPLAPQPPLPPLFSMQPLSPILPELPLEAWPATDKTKREEVVFSPKKWYQSMTRHPLNMESTPEK is encoded by the exons ATGGGGACCTGGATTTTGTTTGCCTGCCTCCTGGGAGCAGCTTTTGCTATGCCC CTACCACCTCATCCGGGGAGCCCTGGTTATATCAACTTAAGCTATGAG aAGTCACATTCTCAGGCTATCAATACTGACAGGACTGCATTA GTGCTTACCCCTTTGAAGTGGTACCAGAGCATGATAAGGCAGCCG CATCCCCCGAGTCACACCCTTCAGCCTCATCACCACCTCCCAGTGGTGCCAGCTCAACAGCCAGTGGCCCCCCAGCAGCCAATGATGCCAGTTCCTGGCCACCACTCCATGACTCCAACCCAACACCACCAGCCAAACATCCCTCCATCTGCCCAGCAGCCCTTCCAGCAGCCCTTCCAGCCCCAGGCCATTCCACCCCAGTCTCATCAGCCCATGCAGCCCCAGTCACCTCTGCACCCCATGCAGCCCCTGGCACCACAgccacctctgcctccactgtTCTCCATGCAGCCCCTGTCCCCCATTCTTCCTGAGCTGCCTCTGGAAGCTTGGCCAGCGACAGACAAGACCAAGCGGGAAGAAGTG GTATTTTCTCCTAAGAAGTGGTACCAGAGCATGACAAGGCATCCG CTTAACATGGAAAGCACACCAGAAAAATGA
- the Amelx gene encoding amelogenin, X isoform isoform X5: MGTWILFACLLGAAFAMPLPPHPGSPGYINLSYEVLTPLKWYQSMIRQPYPSYGYEPMGGWLHHQIIPVLSQQHPPSHTLQPHHHLPVVPAQQPVAPQQPMMPVPGHHSMTPTQHHQPNIPPSAQQPFQQPFQPQAIPPQSHQPMQPQSPLHPMQPLAPQPPLPPLFSMQPLSPILPELPLEAWPATDKTKREEVD, translated from the exons ATGGGGACCTGGATTTTGTTTGCCTGCCTCCTGGGAGCAGCTTTTGCTATGCCC CTACCACCTCATCCGGGGAGCCCTGGTTATATCAACTTAAGCTATGAG GTGCTTACCCCTTTGAAGTGGTACCAGAGCATGATAAGGCAGCCG TATCCTTCCTATGGTTACGAACCCATGGGTGGATGGCTGCACCACCAAATCATCCCTGTGCTGTCTCAACAGCATCCCCCGAGTCACACCCTTCAGCCTCATCACCACCTCCCAGTGGTGCCAGCTCAACAGCCAGTGGCCCCCCAGCAGCCAATGATGCCAGTTCCTGGCCACCACTCCATGACTCCAACCCAACACCACCAGCCAAACATCCCTCCATCTGCCCAGCAGCCCTTCCAGCAGCCCTTCCAGCCCCAGGCCATTCCACCCCAGTCTCATCAGCCCATGCAGCCCCAGTCACCTCTGCACCCCATGCAGCCCCTGGCACCACAgccacctctgcctccactgtTCTCCATGCAGCCCCTGTCCCCCATTCTTCCTGAGCTGCCTCTGGAAGCTTGGCCAGCGACAGACAAGACCAAGCGGGAAGAAGTG gattaa
- the Amelx gene encoding amelogenin, X isoform isoform X7 encodes MGTWILFACLLGAAFAMPLPPHPGSPGYINLSYEVLTPLKWYQSMIRQPHPPSHTLQPHHHLPVVPAQQPVAPQQPMMPVPGHHSMTPTQHHQPNIPPSAQQPFQQPFQPQAIPPQSHQPMQPQSPLHPMQPLAPQPPLPPLFSMQPLSPILPELPLEAWPATDKTKREEVD; translated from the exons ATGGGGACCTGGATTTTGTTTGCCTGCCTCCTGGGAGCAGCTTTTGCTATGCCC CTACCACCTCATCCGGGGAGCCCTGGTTATATCAACTTAAGCTATGAG GTGCTTACCCCTTTGAAGTGGTACCAGAGCATGATAAGGCAGCCG CATCCCCCGAGTCACACCCTTCAGCCTCATCACCACCTCCCAGTGGTGCCAGCTCAACAGCCAGTGGCCCCCCAGCAGCCAATGATGCCAGTTCCTGGCCACCACTCCATGACTCCAACCCAACACCACCAGCCAAACATCCCTCCATCTGCCCAGCAGCCCTTCCAGCAGCCCTTCCAGCCCCAGGCCATTCCACCCCAGTCTCATCAGCCCATGCAGCCCCAGTCACCTCTGCACCCCATGCAGCCCCTGGCACCACAgccacctctgcctccactgtTCTCCATGCAGCCCCTGTCCCCCATTCTTCCTGAGCTGCCTCTGGAAGCTTGGCCAGCGACAGACAAGACCAAGCGGGAAGAAGTG gattaa